The following DNA comes from Picosynechococcus sp. PCC 7003.
CCCAAAAAGAAAATGGCAATGGTGATCAGGGTATAGCCAATTAATTGGGCCGGAGCATTGTAGATCCGCCAAAACAGCACCAGAATGATCATGGCGATCGCCACTAGGGCTGTAATCAAACCTAAATAGGTCGCAATTTTTAAGGGTTTACGGGACAGAGAAATAATCCCGTCAATAGCAAGGTTAAGGGACTTTCGAAAAGTGTATTTGACATCGCCAGCAAAACGCGGATCCCGTTTGAACTGCACTGCTGTTTGCGGAAACCCTACCCAGGCCCGGAGACCCCGAATATAACGATGTTTTTCGGGCATGCTGTTGAGAATATCCACTACCTGACGGGACATCAAACAAAAATCCCCCGTATCCGTGGGAATGGTGACATCGGTGAATCGATTTAAAATCCGGTAAAAGCCATAGGCCATTAGCTTCTTAAACCAGCTTTCTTTGGCCCGACTCACCCGCTGAGCGTAAACCACATGATAACCAGCCCGCCATTTTTCAATCAATTGGGGAAGCAGCTCAGGCGGATCCTGGAGATCGGCATCCATAATAACCACAGCTTCTCCTTGGGCATATTGCAAACCTGCAGTGACCGCGATTTGATGCCCAAAATTTCTCGCCAAGCTCAAGTAGTGAACCCGAGGATCCCTTTGGTGCAATTCATCCAGAATGGCTAGGGAACGATCCTGGCTGCCATCGTCAATTAAAACTAATTCTGCAGGGCCATCTAACCCTTCAATGACCTGGACAACGCGCCGATACATTTCGGGAAGATTCGCTTCTTCGTTATACACCGGGATGATAATGGAATAGGTAATCATCGGAGGTAGGGGGCGGGTTGGGAGAATTGTTTTAAATAATTTTACCGAGGTGATTCAGGGGCCAAAATTTCAAAATCGCATGGCCAATAATGTTATCGGCAGGGACAAAGCCCCAAATGTGAGAATCATTGCTGTTATTGCGATTATCACCGAGGACGAAAAAGCTGTGGGGTGGCACCGTTAAAGTGGGTAATTCATAGTCTGGCGGCGCAGCAATAAAAGGTTCTGTTAAGGCTACTTGATCGACATAAACCAGGCCATCATGAACGGATACAGTTTCGCCAGGGGTGGCAATAACTCGTTTAATAAAAGCTTGTTGGGGATCGTAACCGAGGAGTTCTAATTGGGGGGGCGTCCGGAAAACCACCACATCACCCCGATGAACGGGCTGGACTCGATAGGAGAGTTTCTCGACAACAATGCGATCGCCTAAATCGAGGGTCGGCAGCATCGAACCAGAGGGAATATACCGGGGTTCAGCGATTACCCAGCGCACCACCAAGGCGATCGCCAAGGCAATGACTAGGATGCGGATATTTTCCCAGAGGGCGGCCCATGGTTTCGTTTGTTGGTTCGTGCTGAGGTGTTCGCCCTGATCGCCCATGGGTCTCCGTGAAATTTGATACGACGGCTCTATATTGTGGCACGTTCGCTTCGTTTCAGTACAGTTTCCCACAGCCAAAACAGGAAACGACGCAGGGACTCGGGTGCTTGGGTTCCCCAGAGATTAATCGCGACACAAACCGCCCCAAAAACAGGCAAGATGAAAGTGGGCACCATCACAACCCCCACCAAGAACCAAGTGCTGACATGGAGTACCATCAGGGTCACGCCCCCATAAA
Coding sequences within:
- a CDS encoding glycosyltransferase family 2 protein, encoding MITYSIIIPVYNEEANLPEMYRRVVQVIEGLDGPAELVLIDDGSQDRSLAILDELHQRDPRVHYLSLARNFGHQIAVTAGLQYAQGEAVVIMDADLQDPPELLPQLIEKWRAGYHVVYAQRVSRAKESWFKKLMAYGFYRILNRFTDVTIPTDTGDFCLMSRQVVDILNSMPEKHRYIRGLRAWVGFPQTAVQFKRDPRFAGDVKYTFRKSLNLAIDGIISLSRKPLKIATYLGLITALVAIAMIILVLFWRIYNAPAQLIGYTLITIAIFFLGAVQLICLGILGEYIGRIYDEVKQRPLYTIKKAAGFDEISQS
- the lepB gene encoding signal peptidase I, which gives rise to MGDQGEHLSTNQQTKPWAALWENIRILVIALAIALVVRWVIAEPRYIPSGSMLPTLDLGDRIVVEKLSYRVQPVHRGDVVVFRTPPQLELLGYDPQQAFIKRVIATPGETVSVHDGLVYVDQVALTEPFIAAPPDYELPTLTVPPHSFFVLGDNRNNSNDSHIWGFVPADNIIGHAILKFWPLNHLGKII